From a single Stomoxys calcitrans chromosome 4, idStoCalc2.1, whole genome shotgun sequence genomic region:
- the LOC106081993 gene encoding ecotropic viral integration site 5 ortholog isoform X2 — translation MTLTTASATTAATNQPTTLQTDSNKKMDIKCATAPSPAVATDENLPTSEMDLLAKLEAANKLIESDAKSLNSLHSTHSRKNSDTSQISITSNGNSVAEEDIWTTWATILNDWDGALKRKNPCVRELVRRGIPHHFRAIVWQQLCGASDADKKQYAEYIKATSACEKVIRRDIARTYPEVDFFKEKDGPGQEALFNVIKAYSLHDREVGYCQGSGFIVGLLLMHMPEEEAFAVLVQIMQQHRMRDMFKPSMSELGLCMYQLENLVQEQIPEMHIHFQQQSFQTTMYASSWFLTLYTTSLSLNISSLIMDVFLSEGMEFIFKVALALLLLGKDTLLSLDMEAMLKYFQKELPKKVEADSDAFFQLAYSIKINTKRMKKMEKEYQDVKKKEQEEMVELRRLRRENRLLKQRNDLLEAESAELADRLVRGQVSRAEEEETSFAIQTELMQLRRSYLEVTHQLENANEEVRGLSLRLQENNNSRQSSLDELCMKEEALKQRDEMVSCLLEELVKVRQSLAESEDQIRNLKTKVEELEEDKKTLRETTPDNSVAHLQDELIASKLREAEASLSLKDLKQRVQELSNQWQRQLQEQRNDHNSHPVDSTPKKLLTNLFDSSKSNEHTQKLEEELMTTRIREMETLTELKELRLKVMELETQVQVSTNQLRRQDEENKRLKEELDVALVREKEMANKAREQQHRYSDLESRMKDELMNVKIKFTEQSQTVAELKQEISRLETKNSEMLAEGELRANLDDSDKVRDLQDRIADLKAELTALKSRGKFMPASKLRSSSIHSIESAESDFNDIMSMRRESTELSS, via the exons ATGACCCTAACAACCGCTTCAGCTACAACTGCCGCCACAAATCAGCCCACCACCCTGCAAACGGATTCGAACAAGAAAATGGATATTAAATGTGCCACAGCACCATCACCTGCTGTTGCTACAGATGAAAATTTACCCACCTCCGAAATGGatcttttggcaaaattggaagCTGCCAATAAGTTGATTGAGAGCGATGCCAAATCCTTGAATTCCTTGCATTCCACACACAGCCGAAAGAATTCGGATACAAGTCAAATTAGCATTACATCAA aTGGCAACTCTGTTGCGGAAGAAGATATTTGGACCACTTGGGCCACCATCTTAAATGATTGGGATGGAGCTTTGAAACGTAAAAATCCTTGTGTTCGTGAATTGGTGCGACGTGGTATTCCCCATCATTTTAG AGCAATCGTTTGGCAACAATTGTGTGGTGCTAGTGATGCCGACAAAAAACAATATGCAGAATATATAAAAGCCACCTCGGCTTGTGAAAAGGTTATAAGGCGTGATATTGCTCGTACTTACCCCGAAGTGGATTtcttcaaagagaaagatggtcCTGGACAAGAGGCTCTCTTTAATGTTATCAAGGCCTATTCACTACATGATCGTGAGGTGGGCTATTGCCAGGGTTCTGGATTTATTGTGGGCCTACTTCTAATGCATATGCCGGAGGAGGAGGCTTTTGCGGTGTTGGTTCAAATAATGCAACAACATCGTATGCGTGATATGTTCAAACCCTCAATGTCTGAATTGGGTTTGTGTATGTATCAATTGGAGAATTTGGTGCAGGAACAGATACCAGAAATGCATATACACTTCCAGCAGCAG AGTTTCCAAACTACCATGTATGCTTCCAGTTGGTTCCTTACTTTGTATACAACTTCTTTAAGCTTAAACATCAGCAGTCTTATCATGGACGTTTTCCTAAGCGAAGGCATGGAATTTATATTTAAGGTAGCCTTGGCACTACTGCTATTGGGTAAGGACACCTTATTGTCATTGGATATGGAAGCCATGTTGAAG tACTTCCAAAAGGAACTCCCTAAAAAAGTCGAAGCCGACTCTGATGCTTTCTTCCAACTGGCctattctataaaaatcaatacaAAGCGaatgaagaaaatggaaaaggaataCCAAGATGTCAAGAAAAAGGAACAGGAAGAAATGGTCGAACTGCGGCGTTTGAGAAGAGAGAATCGTTTGCTAAAACAGCGTAACGATTTGCTAGAGGCTGAGTCAGCAGAATTGGCTGATCGTTTGGTTAGAGGACAAGTCTCACGAGCCGAGGAAGAGGAGACAAg CTTCGCCATACAAACCGAATTGATGCAATTGCGTCGCTCTTATTTGGAAGTCACACATCAATTGGAAAATGCCAACGAAGAAGTTCGTGGTTTAAGTTTACGCTTGCAGGAAAAT AATAATTCCCGTCAATCATCTCTGGATGAGCTCTGCATGAAAGAGGAAGCTCTTAAACAGCGCGATGAAATGGTATCATGTCTTCTCGAAGAATTGGTTAAGGTACGACAAAGTCTAGCCGAAAGCGAAGATCAGATACGTAACTTAAAAACCAAGGTGGAAGAACTGGAAGAGGATAAAAAGACTTTGCGGGAAACCACACCCGACAATTCGGTAGCCCATTTGCAAGATGAGCTCATAGCCAGTAAGCTGAGAGAGGCTGAGGCCAGTCTCTCTTTGAAAGATCTCAAACAAAGGGTACAGGAGCTAAGCAATCAATGGCAGAGACAATTGCAAGAGCAGCGCAATGATCACAACTCACATCCTGTAGACTCTACACCCAAGAAGCTGCTAACAAATCTCTTTGATtcttccaaatcgaatgaacatACCCAAAAGTTGGAGGAGGAGTTGATGACTACACGTATACGAGAAATGGAGACCCTAACTGAGCTGAAAGAGTTGCGCTTGAAGGTTATGGAGCTGGAGACACAGGTCCAGGTCTCCACCAATCAACTACGTCGTCAAGATGAAGAGAATAAGAGGCTTAAGGAGGAACTGGACGTGGCTTTGGTGCGTGAAAAGGAGATGGCTAACAAGGCCAGAGAACAGCAACACAG ATACTCGGATTTGGAATCTCGCATGAAGGATGAACTGATGAATGTTAAAATCAAATTCACCGAACAATCTCAAACTGTGGCGGAATTAAAACAGGAAATTTCAAGATTAGAAACTAAG
- the LOC106081993 gene encoding ecotropic viral integration site 5 ortholog isoform X1: MTLTTASATTAATNQPTTLQTDSNKKMDIKCATAPSPAVATDENLPTSEMDLLAKLEAANKLIESDAKSLNSLHSTHSRKNSDTSQISITSNGNSVAEEDIWTTWATILNDWDGALKRKNPCVRELVRRGIPHHFRAIVWQQLCGASDADKKQYAEYIKATSACEKVIRRDIARTYPEVDFFKEKDGPGQEALFNVIKAYSLHDREVGYCQGSGFIVGLLLMHMPEEEAFAVLVQIMQQHRMRDMFKPSMSELGLCMYQLENLVQEQIPEMHIHFQQQSFQTTMYASSWFLTLYTTSLSLNISSLIMDVFLSEGMEFIFKVALALLLLGKDTLLSLDMEAMLKYFQKELPKKVEADSDAFFQLAYSIKINTKRMKKMEKEYQDVKKKEQEEMVELRRLRRENRLLKQRNDLLEAESAELADRLVRGQVSRAEEEETSFAIQTELMQLRRSYLEVTHQLENANEEVRGLSLRLQENTDPLESNNSRQSSLDELCMKEEALKQRDEMVSCLLEELVKVRQSLAESEDQIRNLKTKVEELEEDKKTLRETTPDNSVAHLQDELIASKLREAEASLSLKDLKQRVQELSNQWQRQLQEQRNDHNSHPVDSTPKKLLTNLFDSSKSNEHTQKLEEELMTTRIREMETLTELKELRLKVMELETQVQVSTNQLRRQDEENKRLKEELDVALVREKEMANKAREQQHRYSDLESRMKDELMNVKIKFTEQSQTVAELKQEISRLETKNSEMLAEGELRANLDDSDKVRDLQDRIADLKAELTALKSRGKFMPASKLRSSSIHSIESAESDFNDIMSMRRESTELSS, encoded by the exons ATGACCCTAACAACCGCTTCAGCTACAACTGCCGCCACAAATCAGCCCACCACCCTGCAAACGGATTCGAACAAGAAAATGGATATTAAATGTGCCACAGCACCATCACCTGCTGTTGCTACAGATGAAAATTTACCCACCTCCGAAATGGatcttttggcaaaattggaagCTGCCAATAAGTTGATTGAGAGCGATGCCAAATCCTTGAATTCCTTGCATTCCACACACAGCCGAAAGAATTCGGATACAAGTCAAATTAGCATTACATCAA aTGGCAACTCTGTTGCGGAAGAAGATATTTGGACCACTTGGGCCACCATCTTAAATGATTGGGATGGAGCTTTGAAACGTAAAAATCCTTGTGTTCGTGAATTGGTGCGACGTGGTATTCCCCATCATTTTAG AGCAATCGTTTGGCAACAATTGTGTGGTGCTAGTGATGCCGACAAAAAACAATATGCAGAATATATAAAAGCCACCTCGGCTTGTGAAAAGGTTATAAGGCGTGATATTGCTCGTACTTACCCCGAAGTGGATTtcttcaaagagaaagatggtcCTGGACAAGAGGCTCTCTTTAATGTTATCAAGGCCTATTCACTACATGATCGTGAGGTGGGCTATTGCCAGGGTTCTGGATTTATTGTGGGCCTACTTCTAATGCATATGCCGGAGGAGGAGGCTTTTGCGGTGTTGGTTCAAATAATGCAACAACATCGTATGCGTGATATGTTCAAACCCTCAATGTCTGAATTGGGTTTGTGTATGTATCAATTGGAGAATTTGGTGCAGGAACAGATACCAGAAATGCATATACACTTCCAGCAGCAG AGTTTCCAAACTACCATGTATGCTTCCAGTTGGTTCCTTACTTTGTATACAACTTCTTTAAGCTTAAACATCAGCAGTCTTATCATGGACGTTTTCCTAAGCGAAGGCATGGAATTTATATTTAAGGTAGCCTTGGCACTACTGCTATTGGGTAAGGACACCTTATTGTCATTGGATATGGAAGCCATGTTGAAG tACTTCCAAAAGGAACTCCCTAAAAAAGTCGAAGCCGACTCTGATGCTTTCTTCCAACTGGCctattctataaaaatcaatacaAAGCGaatgaagaaaatggaaaaggaataCCAAGATGTCAAGAAAAAGGAACAGGAAGAAATGGTCGAACTGCGGCGTTTGAGAAGAGAGAATCGTTTGCTAAAACAGCGTAACGATTTGCTAGAGGCTGAGTCAGCAGAATTGGCTGATCGTTTGGTTAGAGGACAAGTCTCACGAGCCGAGGAAGAGGAGACAAg CTTCGCCATACAAACCGAATTGATGCAATTGCGTCGCTCTTATTTGGAAGTCACACATCAATTGGAAAATGCCAACGAAGAAGTTCGTGGTTTAAGTTTACGCTTGCAGGAAAAT ACTGATCCTCTGGAAAGT AATAATTCCCGTCAATCATCTCTGGATGAGCTCTGCATGAAAGAGGAAGCTCTTAAACAGCGCGATGAAATGGTATCATGTCTTCTCGAAGAATTGGTTAAGGTACGACAAAGTCTAGCCGAAAGCGAAGATCAGATACGTAACTTAAAAACCAAGGTGGAAGAACTGGAAGAGGATAAAAAGACTTTGCGGGAAACCACACCCGACAATTCGGTAGCCCATTTGCAAGATGAGCTCATAGCCAGTAAGCTGAGAGAGGCTGAGGCCAGTCTCTCTTTGAAAGATCTCAAACAAAGGGTACAGGAGCTAAGCAATCAATGGCAGAGACAATTGCAAGAGCAGCGCAATGATCACAACTCACATCCTGTAGACTCTACACCCAAGAAGCTGCTAACAAATCTCTTTGATtcttccaaatcgaatgaacatACCCAAAAGTTGGAGGAGGAGTTGATGACTACACGTATACGAGAAATGGAGACCCTAACTGAGCTGAAAGAGTTGCGCTTGAAGGTTATGGAGCTGGAGACACAGGTCCAGGTCTCCACCAATCAACTACGTCGTCAAGATGAAGAGAATAAGAGGCTTAAGGAGGAACTGGACGTGGCTTTGGTGCGTGAAAAGGAGATGGCTAACAAGGCCAGAGAACAGCAACACAG ATACTCGGATTTGGAATCTCGCATGAAGGATGAACTGATGAATGTTAAAATCAAATTCACCGAACAATCTCAAACTGTGGCGGAATTAAAACAGGAAATTTCAAGATTAGAAACTAAG